One region of Triticum aestivum cultivar Chinese Spring chromosome 6B, IWGSC CS RefSeq v2.1, whole genome shotgun sequence genomic DNA includes:
- the LOC123136644 gene encoding uncharacterized protein isoform X8: protein MYLEQNKGGLPYSELPRNALEVLSVLPDGLDVDVSFNRTDCFKETPEIILLRYLDVPIYHGWLPDPDVVGFAALSSYTYSSLSIEASDDAFQNVDQARKLLTGSQFTSNGLRCLHNDLKVNVPCVLFWHNHCSTLIKVKEHLYVLVTDSYYIGTPVVWETLTLEGSGVLVDGDFVPVAESNITLLDQPSTMSVYPPFAPPDQLVSQVSSERVSPTTAQWPATNLTSNKGDDTDYVGSLEEYAKIPGNHFAEKKNLSALGTSLEVADTRKIGRIIARDLLLQIIEGHKVMVSWNGKFDRKSILVRSGFHTMLTAWINAAYGEFSDAAILNDYTTYVNEVLSLFEVKGVGYPAFFNPLIKTLKEESGRDTRSEIQFSNFCHKVEGHLALKFSLARADFFGGINKIRKHAPRKVRRELRRVLRQTVLIDGKDWRFVISGSGHHLLRTILRHRREGDNNGGNEEDFGYFLSSIDSASQFARQVNEHADDDPEVKDDAEDGDKEEDLGALSELEASDDLKDDDKEAELGALSNLEAGVDLKVKDDDKEAELGALSNLEAGDDLKVKVKDDDKEAKLVGLSNLDLLYSHYLELPLAKAHEQILTSDVHDDLHDWLNDVLELFERPEIN from the exons ATGTACCTTGAACAAAACAAG GGAGGTTTGCCATATTCTGAATTGCCAAGGAATGCACTTGAGGTTTTGTCAGTTCTTCCGGATGGCTTAGACGTGGACGTCTCCTTCAATAG AACTGATTGCTTCAAGGAAACGCCAGAAATTATTCTGCTTCGTTATCTTGATGTTCCTATATATCATGGGTGGCTTCCAGATCCTGAT GTTGTTGGGTTTGCTGCATTATCATCATATACATACTCTTCGCTTTCGATTGAGGCCTCTGACGATGCGTTTCAGAATG TTGATCAGGCGAGAAAGCTTTTAACAGGCTCTCAATTTACTTCCAATGG CCTGCGTTGCTTACACAATGACCTGAAAGTGAATGTACCGTGTGTCCTTTTCTGGCATAATCACTGCAGCACTTTAATTAAG GTCAAAGAACACCTCTATGTGCTAGTTACTGATTCCTATTATATAGGAACACCTGTGGTGTGGGAAACACTCACTTTG GAGGGTAGTGGTGTGCTTGTGGATGGCGATTTCGTTCCAGTTGCTGAATCAAACATAACACTTTTG GATCAGCCCAGTACTATGTCAGTTTACCCTCCATTTGCCCCCCCTGATCAACTGGTCTCTCAGGTTTCGAGTGAACGGGTTTCACCTACAACAGCTCAATGGCCTGCAACTAATCTCACTAGTAATAAGGGTGATGATACTGATTATGTCGGATCACTTGAGGAATATGCAAAAATTCCTGGAAATCATTTTGCAGAAAAAAAGAATCTATCTGCTTTGGGTACATCATTGGAAGTTGCGGATACAAGAAAAATTGGCAGAATAATTGCAAGAGATTTGCTGCTGCAGATTATAGAGGGCCATAAAGTTATGGTTAGCTGGAATGGCAAATTTGATAGAAAAAGCATTCTGGTCAGGTCTGGTTTTCATACTATGTTGACTGCTTGGATCAACGCAGCCTATGGTGAGTTCTCTGATGCGGCCATACTGAATGATTACACAACATATGTCAATGAAGTGCTGTCTCTCTTCGAAGTAAAGGGAGTAGGATACCCAGCATTTTTCAATCCCTTGATAAAGACACTTAAAGAAGAATCAGGTCGAGATACTAGGTCAGAAATTCAGTTTTCGAATTTTTGTCACAAAGTTGAAGGCCACCTAGCCTTGAAGTTCTCCTTGGCAAGAGCGGATTTTTTTGGTGGGATCAATAAGATCCGTAAGCATGCACCTCGGAAAGTCAGGCGGGAATTGAGAAGAGTGTTGAGGCAGACAGTCTTGATAGACGGGAAAGATTGGAGGTTCGTGATTTCTGGAAGTGGGCATCATCTTCTCAGAACGATTTTAAGGCACAGAAGAGAGGGTGACAACAATGGAGGGAATGAAGAAGACTTTGGATATTTTCTATCATCCATTGATAGTGCATCTCAATTTGCGCGCCAGGTGAATGAGCATGCTGATGATGACCCAGAG GTAAAGGATGATGCTGAGGATGGTGACAAAGAGGAAGACCTCGGAGCACTTTCAGAATTGGAGGCTAGTGATGACCTGAAG GATGATGATAAAGAGGCAGAGCTCGGAGCTCTTTCAAACTTGGAGGCTGGTGTTGACCTGAAGGTGAAG GATGATGATAAAGAGGCAGAGCTCGGAGCTCTTTCAAACTTGGAGGCTGGTGATGAcctgaaggtgaaggtgaag GATGATGATAAAGAGGCAAAGCTTGTAGGACTTTCAAACTTGGATCTATTGTATTCCCATTACCTTGAGCTTCCCCTTGCCAAGGCCCATGAACAAATACTAACCTCTGATGTGCATGATGATTTGCATGACTG GTTGAATGACGTGCTTGAATTGTTTGAGAGACCGGAGATTAACTGA
- the LOC123136644 gene encoding uncharacterized protein isoform X4, with the protein MYLEQNKGGLPYSELPRNALEVLSVLPDGLDVDVSFNRTDCFKETPEIILLRYLDVPIYHGWLPDPDVVGFAALSSYTYSSLSIEASDDAFQNVDQARKLLTGSQFTSNGLRCLHNDLKVNVPCVLFWHNHCSTLIKVKEHLYVLVTDSYYIGTPVVWETLTLEGSGVLVDGDFVPVAESNITLLDQPSTMSVYPPFAPPDQLVSQVSSERVSPTTAQWPATNLTSNKGDDTDYVGSLEEYAKIPGNHFAEKKNLSALGTSLEVADTRKIGRIIARDLLLQIIEGHKVMVSWNGKFDRKSILVRSGFHTMLTAWINAAYGEFSDAAILNDYTTYVNEVLSLFEVKGVGYPAFFNPLIKTLKEESGRDTRSEIQFSNFCHKVEGHLALKFSLARADFFGGINKIRKHAPRKVRRELRRVLRQTVLIDGKDWRFVISGSGHHLLRTILRHRREGDNNGGNEEDFGYFLSSIDSASQFARQVNEHADDDPEDDAEDGDKEEDLGALSELEASDDLKDDDKEAELGALSNLEAGVDLKVKVKDDDKEAELGALSNLEAGDDLKVKVKDDDKEAELGALSNLEAGDDLKVKVKDDDKEAKLVGLSNLDLLYSHYLELPLAKAHEQILTSDVHDDLHDWLNDVLELFERPEIN; encoded by the exons ATGTACCTTGAACAAAACAAG GGAGGTTTGCCATATTCTGAATTGCCAAGGAATGCACTTGAGGTTTTGTCAGTTCTTCCGGATGGCTTAGACGTGGACGTCTCCTTCAATAG AACTGATTGCTTCAAGGAAACGCCAGAAATTATTCTGCTTCGTTATCTTGATGTTCCTATATATCATGGGTGGCTTCCAGATCCTGAT GTTGTTGGGTTTGCTGCATTATCATCATATACATACTCTTCGCTTTCGATTGAGGCCTCTGACGATGCGTTTCAGAATG TTGATCAGGCGAGAAAGCTTTTAACAGGCTCTCAATTTACTTCCAATGG CCTGCGTTGCTTACACAATGACCTGAAAGTGAATGTACCGTGTGTCCTTTTCTGGCATAATCACTGCAGCACTTTAATTAAG GTCAAAGAACACCTCTATGTGCTAGTTACTGATTCCTATTATATAGGAACACCTGTGGTGTGGGAAACACTCACTTTG GAGGGTAGTGGTGTGCTTGTGGATGGCGATTTCGTTCCAGTTGCTGAATCAAACATAACACTTTTG GATCAGCCCAGTACTATGTCAGTTTACCCTCCATTTGCCCCCCCTGATCAACTGGTCTCTCAGGTTTCGAGTGAACGGGTTTCACCTACAACAGCTCAATGGCCTGCAACTAATCTCACTAGTAATAAGGGTGATGATACTGATTATGTCGGATCACTTGAGGAATATGCAAAAATTCCTGGAAATCATTTTGCAGAAAAAAAGAATCTATCTGCTTTGGGTACATCATTGGAAGTTGCGGATACAAGAAAAATTGGCAGAATAATTGCAAGAGATTTGCTGCTGCAGATTATAGAGGGCCATAAAGTTATGGTTAGCTGGAATGGCAAATTTGATAGAAAAAGCATTCTGGTCAGGTCTGGTTTTCATACTATGTTGACTGCTTGGATCAACGCAGCCTATGGTGAGTTCTCTGATGCGGCCATACTGAATGATTACACAACATATGTCAATGAAGTGCTGTCTCTCTTCGAAGTAAAGGGAGTAGGATACCCAGCATTTTTCAATCCCTTGATAAAGACACTTAAAGAAGAATCAGGTCGAGATACTAGGTCAGAAATTCAGTTTTCGAATTTTTGTCACAAAGTTGAAGGCCACCTAGCCTTGAAGTTCTCCTTGGCAAGAGCGGATTTTTTTGGTGGGATCAATAAGATCCGTAAGCATGCACCTCGGAAAGTCAGGCGGGAATTGAGAAGAGTGTTGAGGCAGACAGTCTTGATAGACGGGAAAGATTGGAGGTTCGTGATTTCTGGAAGTGGGCATCATCTTCTCAGAACGATTTTAAGGCACAGAAGAGAGGGTGACAACAATGGAGGGAATGAAGAAGACTTTGGATATTTTCTATCATCCATTGATAGTGCATCTCAATTTGCGCGCCAGGTGAATGAGCATGCTGATGATGACCCAGAG GATGATGCTGAGGATGGTGACAAAGAGGAAGACCTCGGAGCACTTTCAGAATTGGAGGCTAGTGATGACCTGAAG GATGATGATAAAGAGGCAGAGCTCGGAGCTCTTTCAAACTTGGAGGCTGGTGTTGACCTGAAGGTGAAGG tgaaGGATGATGATAAAGAGGCAGAGCTCGGAGCTCTTTCAAACTTGGAGGCTGGTGATGAcctgaaggtgaaggtgaag GATGATGATAAAGAGGCAGAGCTCGGAGCTCTTTCAAACTTGGAGGCTGGTGATGAcctgaaggtgaaggtgaag GATGATGATAAAGAGGCAAAGCTTGTAGGACTTTCAAACTTGGATCTATTGTATTCCCATTACCTTGAGCTTCCCCTTGCCAAGGCCCATGAACAAATACTAACCTCTGATGTGCATGATGATTTGCATGACTG GTTGAATGACGTGCTTGAATTGTTTGAGAGACCGGAGATTAACTGA
- the LOC123136644 gene encoding uncharacterized protein isoform X9, with translation MYLEQNKGGLPYSELPRNALEVLSVLPDGLDVDVSFNRTDCFKETPEIILLRYLDVPIYHGWLPDPDVVGFAALSSYTYSSLSIEASDDAFQNVDQARKLLTGSQFTSNGLRCLHNDLKVNVPCVLFWHNHCSTLIKVKEHLYVLVTDSYYIGTPVVWETLTLEGSGVLVDGDFVPVAESNITLLDQPSTMSVYPPFAPPDQLVSQVSSERVSPTTAQWPATNLTSNKGDDTDYVGSLEEYAKIPGNHFAEKKNLSALGTSLEVADTRKIGRIIARDLLLQIIEGHKVMVSWNGKFDRKSILVRSGFHTMLTAWINAAYGEFSDAAILNDYTTYVNEVLSLFEVKGVGYPAFFNPLIKTLKEESGRDTRSEIQFSNFCHKVEGHLALKFSLARADFFGGINKIRKHAPRKVRRELRRVLRQTVLIDGKDWRFVISGSGHHLLRTILRHRREGDNNGGNEEDFGYFLSSIDSASQFARQVNEHADDDPEVKDDAEDGDKEEDLGALSELEASDDLKDDDKEAELGALSNLEAGVDLKVKVKDDDKEAELGALSNLEAGDDLKVKVKDDDKEAELGALSNLEAGDDLKVKVKDFQTWIYCIPITLSFPLPRPMNKY, from the exons ATGTACCTTGAACAAAACAAG GGAGGTTTGCCATATTCTGAATTGCCAAGGAATGCACTTGAGGTTTTGTCAGTTCTTCCGGATGGCTTAGACGTGGACGTCTCCTTCAATAG AACTGATTGCTTCAAGGAAACGCCAGAAATTATTCTGCTTCGTTATCTTGATGTTCCTATATATCATGGGTGGCTTCCAGATCCTGAT GTTGTTGGGTTTGCTGCATTATCATCATATACATACTCTTCGCTTTCGATTGAGGCCTCTGACGATGCGTTTCAGAATG TTGATCAGGCGAGAAAGCTTTTAACAGGCTCTCAATTTACTTCCAATGG CCTGCGTTGCTTACACAATGACCTGAAAGTGAATGTACCGTGTGTCCTTTTCTGGCATAATCACTGCAGCACTTTAATTAAG GTCAAAGAACACCTCTATGTGCTAGTTACTGATTCCTATTATATAGGAACACCTGTGGTGTGGGAAACACTCACTTTG GAGGGTAGTGGTGTGCTTGTGGATGGCGATTTCGTTCCAGTTGCTGAATCAAACATAACACTTTTG GATCAGCCCAGTACTATGTCAGTTTACCCTCCATTTGCCCCCCCTGATCAACTGGTCTCTCAGGTTTCGAGTGAACGGGTTTCACCTACAACAGCTCAATGGCCTGCAACTAATCTCACTAGTAATAAGGGTGATGATACTGATTATGTCGGATCACTTGAGGAATATGCAAAAATTCCTGGAAATCATTTTGCAGAAAAAAAGAATCTATCTGCTTTGGGTACATCATTGGAAGTTGCGGATACAAGAAAAATTGGCAGAATAATTGCAAGAGATTTGCTGCTGCAGATTATAGAGGGCCATAAAGTTATGGTTAGCTGGAATGGCAAATTTGATAGAAAAAGCATTCTGGTCAGGTCTGGTTTTCATACTATGTTGACTGCTTGGATCAACGCAGCCTATGGTGAGTTCTCTGATGCGGCCATACTGAATGATTACACAACATATGTCAATGAAGTGCTGTCTCTCTTCGAAGTAAAGGGAGTAGGATACCCAGCATTTTTCAATCCCTTGATAAAGACACTTAAAGAAGAATCAGGTCGAGATACTAGGTCAGAAATTCAGTTTTCGAATTTTTGTCACAAAGTTGAAGGCCACCTAGCCTTGAAGTTCTCCTTGGCAAGAGCGGATTTTTTTGGTGGGATCAATAAGATCCGTAAGCATGCACCTCGGAAAGTCAGGCGGGAATTGAGAAGAGTGTTGAGGCAGACAGTCTTGATAGACGGGAAAGATTGGAGGTTCGTGATTTCTGGAAGTGGGCATCATCTTCTCAGAACGATTTTAAGGCACAGAAGAGAGGGTGACAACAATGGAGGGAATGAAGAAGACTTTGGATATTTTCTATCATCCATTGATAGTGCATCTCAATTTGCGCGCCAGGTGAATGAGCATGCTGATGATGACCCAGAG GTAAAGGATGATGCTGAGGATGGTGACAAAGAGGAAGACCTCGGAGCACTTTCAGAATTGGAGGCTAGTGATGACCTGAAG GATGATGATAAAGAGGCAGAGCTCGGAGCTCTTTCAAACTTGGAGGCTGGTGTTGACCTGAAGGTGAAGG tgaaGGATGATGATAAAGAGGCAGAGCTCGGAGCTCTTTCAAACTTGGAGGCTGGTGATGAcctgaaggtgaaggtgaag GATGATGATAAAGAGGCAGAGCTCGGAGCTCTTTCAAACTTGGAGGCTGGTGATGAcctgaaggtgaaggtgaag GACTTTCAAACTTGGATCTATTGTATTCCCATTACCTTGAGCTTCCCCTTGCCAAGGCCCATGAACAAATACTAA
- the LOC123136644 gene encoding uncharacterized protein isoform X2 — protein sequence MYLEQNKGGLPYSELPRNALEVLSVLPDGLDVDVSFNRTDCFKETPEIILLRYLDVPIYHGWLPDPDVVGFAALSSYTYSSLSIEASDDAFQNVDQARKLLTGSQFTSNGLRCLHNDLKVNVPCVLFWHNHCSTLIKVKEHLYVLVTDSYYIGTPVVWETLTLEGSGVLVDGDFVPVAESNITLLDQPSTMSVYPPFAPPDQLVSQVSSERVSPTTAQWPATNLTSNKGDDTDYVGSLEEYAKIPGNHFAEKKNLSALGTSLEVADTRKIGRIIARDLLLQIIEGHKVMVSWNGKFDRKSILVRSGFHTMLTAWINAAYGEFSDAAILNDYTTYVNEVLSLFEVKGVGYPAFFNPLIKTLKEESGRDTRSEIQFSNFCHKVEGHLALKFSLARADFFGGINKIRKHAPRKVRRELRRVLRQTVLIDGKDWRFVISGSGHHLLRTILRHRREGDNNGGNEEDFGYFLSSIDSASQFARQVNEHADDDPEVKDDAEDGDKEEDLGALSELEASDDLKDDDKEAELGALSNLEAGVDLKVKDDDKEAELGALSNLEAGDDLKVKVKDDDKEAELGALSNLEAGDDLKVKVKDDDKEAKLVGLSNLDLLYSHYLELPLAKAHEQILTSDVHDDLHDWLNDVLELFERPEIN from the exons ATGTACCTTGAACAAAACAAG GGAGGTTTGCCATATTCTGAATTGCCAAGGAATGCACTTGAGGTTTTGTCAGTTCTTCCGGATGGCTTAGACGTGGACGTCTCCTTCAATAG AACTGATTGCTTCAAGGAAACGCCAGAAATTATTCTGCTTCGTTATCTTGATGTTCCTATATATCATGGGTGGCTTCCAGATCCTGAT GTTGTTGGGTTTGCTGCATTATCATCATATACATACTCTTCGCTTTCGATTGAGGCCTCTGACGATGCGTTTCAGAATG TTGATCAGGCGAGAAAGCTTTTAACAGGCTCTCAATTTACTTCCAATGG CCTGCGTTGCTTACACAATGACCTGAAAGTGAATGTACCGTGTGTCCTTTTCTGGCATAATCACTGCAGCACTTTAATTAAG GTCAAAGAACACCTCTATGTGCTAGTTACTGATTCCTATTATATAGGAACACCTGTGGTGTGGGAAACACTCACTTTG GAGGGTAGTGGTGTGCTTGTGGATGGCGATTTCGTTCCAGTTGCTGAATCAAACATAACACTTTTG GATCAGCCCAGTACTATGTCAGTTTACCCTCCATTTGCCCCCCCTGATCAACTGGTCTCTCAGGTTTCGAGTGAACGGGTTTCACCTACAACAGCTCAATGGCCTGCAACTAATCTCACTAGTAATAAGGGTGATGATACTGATTATGTCGGATCACTTGAGGAATATGCAAAAATTCCTGGAAATCATTTTGCAGAAAAAAAGAATCTATCTGCTTTGGGTACATCATTGGAAGTTGCGGATACAAGAAAAATTGGCAGAATAATTGCAAGAGATTTGCTGCTGCAGATTATAGAGGGCCATAAAGTTATGGTTAGCTGGAATGGCAAATTTGATAGAAAAAGCATTCTGGTCAGGTCTGGTTTTCATACTATGTTGACTGCTTGGATCAACGCAGCCTATGGTGAGTTCTCTGATGCGGCCATACTGAATGATTACACAACATATGTCAATGAAGTGCTGTCTCTCTTCGAAGTAAAGGGAGTAGGATACCCAGCATTTTTCAATCCCTTGATAAAGACACTTAAAGAAGAATCAGGTCGAGATACTAGGTCAGAAATTCAGTTTTCGAATTTTTGTCACAAAGTTGAAGGCCACCTAGCCTTGAAGTTCTCCTTGGCAAGAGCGGATTTTTTTGGTGGGATCAATAAGATCCGTAAGCATGCACCTCGGAAAGTCAGGCGGGAATTGAGAAGAGTGTTGAGGCAGACAGTCTTGATAGACGGGAAAGATTGGAGGTTCGTGATTTCTGGAAGTGGGCATCATCTTCTCAGAACGATTTTAAGGCACAGAAGAGAGGGTGACAACAATGGAGGGAATGAAGAAGACTTTGGATATTTTCTATCATCCATTGATAGTGCATCTCAATTTGCGCGCCAGGTGAATGAGCATGCTGATGATGACCCAGAG GTAAAGGATGATGCTGAGGATGGTGACAAAGAGGAAGACCTCGGAGCACTTTCAGAATTGGAGGCTAGTGATGACCTGAAG GATGATGATAAAGAGGCAGAGCTCGGAGCTCTTTCAAACTTGGAGGCTGGTGTTGACCTGAAGGTGAAG GATGATGATAAAGAGGCAGAGCTCGGAGCTCTTTCAAACTTGGAGGCTGGTGATGAcctgaaggtgaaggtgaag GATGATGATAAAGAGGCAGAGCTCGGAGCTCTTTCAAACTTGGAGGCTGGTGATGAcctgaaggtgaaggtgaag GATGATGATAAAGAGGCAAAGCTTGTAGGACTTTCAAACTTGGATCTATTGTATTCCCATTACCTTGAGCTTCCCCTTGCCAAGGCCCATGAACAAATACTAACCTCTGATGTGCATGATGATTTGCATGACTG GTTGAATGACGTGCTTGAATTGTTTGAGAGACCGGAGATTAACTGA
- the LOC123136644 gene encoding uncharacterized protein isoform X10 — protein MYLEQNKGGLPYSELPRNALEVLSVLPDGLDVDVSFNRTDCFKETPEIILLRYLDVPIYHGWLPDPDVVGFAALSSYTYSSLSIEASDDAFQNVDQARKLLTGSQFTSNGLRCLHNDLKVNVPCVLFWHNHCSTLIKVKEHLYVLVTDSYYIGTPVVWETLTLEGSGVLVDGDFVPVAESNITLLDQPSTMSVYPPFAPPDQLVSQVSSERVSPTTAQWPATNLTSNKGDDTDYVGSLEEYAKIPGNHFAEKKNLSALGTSLEVADTRKIGRIIARDLLLQIIEGHKVMVSWNGKFDRKSILVRSGFHTMLTAWINAAYGEFSDAAILNDYTTYVNEVLSLFEVKGVGYPAFFNPLIKTLKEESGRDTRSEIQFSNFCHKVEGHLALKFSLARADFFGGINKIRKHAPRKVRRELRRVLRQTVLIDGKDWRFVISGSGHHLLRTILRHRREGDNNGGNEEDFGYFLSSIDSASQFARQVNEHADDDPEVKDDAEDGDKEEDLGALSELEASDDLKDDDKEAELGALSNLEAGVDLKVKDDDKEAELGALSNLEAGDDLKVKVKDDDKEAELGALSNLEAGDDLKVKVKDFQTWIYCIPITLSFPLPRPMNKY, from the exons ATGTACCTTGAACAAAACAAG GGAGGTTTGCCATATTCTGAATTGCCAAGGAATGCACTTGAGGTTTTGTCAGTTCTTCCGGATGGCTTAGACGTGGACGTCTCCTTCAATAG AACTGATTGCTTCAAGGAAACGCCAGAAATTATTCTGCTTCGTTATCTTGATGTTCCTATATATCATGGGTGGCTTCCAGATCCTGAT GTTGTTGGGTTTGCTGCATTATCATCATATACATACTCTTCGCTTTCGATTGAGGCCTCTGACGATGCGTTTCAGAATG TTGATCAGGCGAGAAAGCTTTTAACAGGCTCTCAATTTACTTCCAATGG CCTGCGTTGCTTACACAATGACCTGAAAGTGAATGTACCGTGTGTCCTTTTCTGGCATAATCACTGCAGCACTTTAATTAAG GTCAAAGAACACCTCTATGTGCTAGTTACTGATTCCTATTATATAGGAACACCTGTGGTGTGGGAAACACTCACTTTG GAGGGTAGTGGTGTGCTTGTGGATGGCGATTTCGTTCCAGTTGCTGAATCAAACATAACACTTTTG GATCAGCCCAGTACTATGTCAGTTTACCCTCCATTTGCCCCCCCTGATCAACTGGTCTCTCAGGTTTCGAGTGAACGGGTTTCACCTACAACAGCTCAATGGCCTGCAACTAATCTCACTAGTAATAAGGGTGATGATACTGATTATGTCGGATCACTTGAGGAATATGCAAAAATTCCTGGAAATCATTTTGCAGAAAAAAAGAATCTATCTGCTTTGGGTACATCATTGGAAGTTGCGGATACAAGAAAAATTGGCAGAATAATTGCAAGAGATTTGCTGCTGCAGATTATAGAGGGCCATAAAGTTATGGTTAGCTGGAATGGCAAATTTGATAGAAAAAGCATTCTGGTCAGGTCTGGTTTTCATACTATGTTGACTGCTTGGATCAACGCAGCCTATGGTGAGTTCTCTGATGCGGCCATACTGAATGATTACACAACATATGTCAATGAAGTGCTGTCTCTCTTCGAAGTAAAGGGAGTAGGATACCCAGCATTTTTCAATCCCTTGATAAAGACACTTAAAGAAGAATCAGGTCGAGATACTAGGTCAGAAATTCAGTTTTCGAATTTTTGTCACAAAGTTGAAGGCCACCTAGCCTTGAAGTTCTCCTTGGCAAGAGCGGATTTTTTTGGTGGGATCAATAAGATCCGTAAGCATGCACCTCGGAAAGTCAGGCGGGAATTGAGAAGAGTGTTGAGGCAGACAGTCTTGATAGACGGGAAAGATTGGAGGTTCGTGATTTCTGGAAGTGGGCATCATCTTCTCAGAACGATTTTAAGGCACAGAAGAGAGGGTGACAACAATGGAGGGAATGAAGAAGACTTTGGATATTTTCTATCATCCATTGATAGTGCATCTCAATTTGCGCGCCAGGTGAATGAGCATGCTGATGATGACCCAGAG GTAAAGGATGATGCTGAGGATGGTGACAAAGAGGAAGACCTCGGAGCACTTTCAGAATTGGAGGCTAGTGATGACCTGAAG GATGATGATAAAGAGGCAGAGCTCGGAGCTCTTTCAAACTTGGAGGCTGGTGTTGACCTGAAGGTGAAG GATGATGATAAAGAGGCAGAGCTCGGAGCTCTTTCAAACTTGGAGGCTGGTGATGAcctgaaggtgaaggtgaag GATGATGATAAAGAGGCAGAGCTCGGAGCTCTTTCAAACTTGGAGGCTGGTGATGAcctgaaggtgaaggtgaag GACTTTCAAACTTGGATCTATTGTATTCCCATTACCTTGAGCTTCCCCTTGCCAAGGCCCATGAACAAATACTAA